The DNA segment GAACCTTGATCAGTATCAAGTTGTTTACCGCAACCTTGGCAAAAAGCATCATCATCCTTAATTTCATTTCCACATGTTGAACAATACACGTAACTCCCCCTATCTTGATGGCACATTCATCCATGTATATGAGTTCCATTGAACGAATATGCGACCTTAGGGTCACGAAAAAGAAAGTGGCTTACCTCAATAAAATATAGAATCTCTAAACCCTAGTATTAAAAGAAAGTTTCCATCGTAGAGCAAGCCTATCATAGGTGGTGACTATGAGGAGGCAATTTAACCTATCGGGGTCAGGCTCTCGAATTACTTCAATCTATATTCTTCAACATTTCTAATAGTCTGGAATGTATTTCATGAACATTTAGGATTACTTCGTCATTCTCCAATAAAGCATACAACTCTTCAAATAAATTAACAGGGATCACATTCCAATATAAAAGATATTGTATAGCCTCCCAATGGTCTATATTTTCATCTAGACTGACTCCATCATTTTGTAAGTAAATTTGTATAATCAACCAAGAAATTTGAATCTTTAAGTATTTTTCAACTAACTCCATCTCTTTCACCACCTTCTACATATCAAAAAGAAGACCCTAGCATAGCTAGAGTCTCCATATTGTAATCTAAATATTAACGTAATAACTGAAGTACACCTTGTGGTTGTTGATTTGCTTTTGCAAGCATTGCTTGAGAAGCTTGTGCAAGGATACTTTGTTTTGTTTGGTTCATCATTTCTTTCGCCATCGTGCGAACATTTATTTTCATAAATGACCAGACTATATCTTCACCCTCTAGCATTCTAGTAGGGGTCGGGCACTTCGGATTCACAATGTTGAACCTACATTGTG comes from the Halobacillus shinanisalinarum genome and includes:
- a CDS encoding flagellin — encoded protein: MNPKCPTPTRMLEGEDIVWSFMKINVRTMAKEMMNQTKQSILAQASQAMLAKANQQPQGVLQLLR